The following nucleotide sequence is from Siniperca chuatsi isolate FFG_IHB_CAS linkage group LG2, ASM2008510v1, whole genome shotgun sequence.
TGTGGCTTAGTCTGCATATCTCGATTTGATTAGCTCATGGTGGCAGCATGAACTTGAAGTTGCAGTTTTCCTGCTGATGCAactaaatgcaaataaatgacaataacagCATGAAGCTGTTGAGCCTCACAAGAGTGGAGTTGATGTCTCATGTCCTTCCTCTACAGTCCAACGCCCACCATCAAGTGGTTTAAGAAGGGTGGGGACCTGCCAGGACGGAAAGTGAAGTTTGAGAACTACAACAAGACCCTGAAGATTATCAACGTGTCAGAAGAGGATGCTGGGGAATATGTATGCATGGCCAACAATCATTTAGGCAGCATACGTCACTCCATCTTTGTTCAGGTCAAAGGTGAGGAGGTTACAGTGGCTATgtgtttaaacaaatatattagcttgtgtttgtgtgtgagtccATCATGCTAACCTGACTCCTTGTGTTCCACAGCGGCTCCTTATTGGCTGGACAAACCTACAAACCTGGTGCTAGCCCCAGATGAGAATGGGCGCCTGGTGTGTCGGGCCAATGGCAACCCTAAACCTAACATCCAGTGGCTGATCAATGGACAGCCTATAGACAGTATGTATAGctaatattttaaaacttttctttctttctttcttctttgctaacaagctaacacaTTTGTCAGCTAAGCTTGTTAGGTTAAATTCAGGGCAAAGTAGTTTTTAagttatattatactatacattatgattacagttttttacaatcgctATGACTTTTCAAGACATTTAACaagtttcctaaactcttaacaCGGTTAGCACAACATCCATCTTTGCAGGCTAtacaattaacacatttcttgtTGCTTCTGTTACACACAAGCTCAaccaagaccaaaacaatgtaattttacagtcaGATTTACAAATGCTTTCACACTGTATGTCAGAACAGATAACATCATGTTCTAAACATAACTTATATAGGCTAAAGTCAAAGTGAACAGCTGTTCATATTGTGaattgaaacacaaatatattccctgtattttattccattgctAATGAGAAACAGCTTATTGCAATTATGCATATATATAAATCACAGCTGTTTCCCATCTAGGAACCACACTCAGGTGTTGAGGTTTTTTCAATCGCATGATCATATGTTCTAAAAGAGGACTCTTTGGGCTGATCTTGTGTGGAAAAGGAACAATATAGagcaaaacaaagagagaaagaatgaaagaaagaaagaaacaaaatgcatgcatttactaaacccaacaaaacaaaaatgtagagaggcttcaaaagaaactacaatgcaaaacacaatctATGATCAATACAATATACTGTCTATTGTATAAGGGCAGACCtgacacataaaataatgcagtttctgtaactttagctgatgatagtgtttttttgtcattgtgttatgattgactaaatgttcctgttggaagagaacatgtgttagtgttttgaataattatttgattttaaaacatgtttgcagtgttttgttagacATAGTGTAttgtgttagtttattattgtattttgaaaattagttttggggtttagtttacaatgtgtgattttgagcatgaaattaaccattttgccaattgtgtgttttaggtgtgTTGGTGcgttaagagtttaggaaaattgttaaatgtatcgaaaaaactgtcatagtgattgtaaaaaactgtattGGCCATTTGGCTTGTAACTTTTAAACATGACTACAGTTGATTACAAAATAACACCATaccaaaaaaattattttggtcATCATGGACTGCCAATTTACtgagaggttgttttttttttaaatgtatgatgTTATTGGCATGTTTTGGTACAGGAACTTCTACAGTTCAGTAGTTGTTGGGAAAATGCTGTCACTCCAACAGCTGCCTCAGGGTCTTTATGCAGGTCGATGTCGTGTATCATCTTCTGTTATAACACCTGACAGTGCAACATCACCTACTGTAGGCTATAATATTCTCTCATCTAATATCTCCATGACTGTCCCATTGACCGCCTACTATATTAGTCATCAACTGCTTTGCTTTAGAAAGACGTTTTTAGAATCTAATTTCATGTAGCCTAAACCAttccctctttatttctgtcacagtacaGATCGTTGTTTACAGCTGTACTATTGATATTCTCTAATATCTAACAAAGCCGTCCTCTAATACGGCTTCTAATTCTGCTTTTTGCTTTTCGTCACTGCCCGCCCCCCTCCTTTTTTAACCCCCCCACCCCGATCCCAGGCTCTCCCCCCAACCTGAGCAGACAGGTGCTGGGTGACACAATCATCTTTCGCTCGGTGCAGATGGGAAGCAGCGCCGTCTACCAGTGCAACGCCTCCAACCAGCACGGCTATCTGCTGGCCAATGCCTTCGTCAGCGTCCTCGGTGAGACTCAGCTTCACTTTTCACCAGTTGGTGTAGCCCTGAAATCTCtgtgaaaatatgaatatgaggGCTGTATTGCATGAATACTCACTGTGTTTTTTGGGGGTAAAATACATACACCAGAATCACCATTGTGACCTCTGAATGTTTCCCTTAAATACaacaactgcatttcattgtgcaatcctgtattgtataatgacaataaaacagaaactgaatttGAACCTGACATGATTATCATCAACGAAAGCTGATACTGCTTGCTTTGCCTCTCATCCACACAGATTGTTCATTGTAAGAATCTAGTCTCTTGGCACATTTTGTATGATTAGGTTTTGAATTCACTGTGTGAAATACATCCAAATGACTTTTTCTCCATACATATGTGTAGTTATACATACCTTGCTCTCATGTTGTATGTTGCTAGCAACAATTATATCAAACTATTTACAGGATTTCAACAGCAATAGCCAGTAAGTCTCTGTTTACAATAGACTATCATTGCTATTTTTAGcaactatattatatattattattcatgtttGCGGTTAGCATTATAACCTAAAAACCCAACTGACTCTTTGATGtattagcttgctagctacagTAACTAGATACTTTGTGTAAAATAGAACAGCTTTGGAGAGTTGTTGGATATTTTTGGTCATTCAGCTGTAATCAATTCaaattttacattatatattttttaattgattacatttaaatcaaatctcACAGAAtatttcacagaagacattttgacatatcacagtaggaaaagcaaaggtgtaaataataaaatcagtgaTTGCTGAATTCCTGTCACACTGTCATAGCTTACTGGGagcttgaatagaacagagtcATTGTTAATATTagtagtaacacctgtgcttttcctactatgacaagtcaaaatcttcttcttttcctttcggctgttccctttcaggggtcgccacagcgaatcatgtgcttccatctaaccctgtcctctgcatcctcttcactcacacccattaacttcatgtcctctctcactacatccataaatctcctctttggtcttcctctagacctcctgcctggcagctccaacctcagcatccttctaccaatatattcacagtctctcctctgaacatgtccaaaccacctcaatctggcctctctcactttatctccgaaacatctaacatgagctgtccctctggtgtcctcattcctgatcctgtccgtcctcgtcactcccaaagagaacctcaacatcttaagctctgctacctccagctctgcctcttgtcttttcttcagtgccactgtctctaagctgtacaacatcgctggtctcaccaccgtcttcaacacctttcctttcattcttgctgatactcttttatcacacaacacacctgacacttttctccacccgttccaacctgcttgcactcgcctcttcacctcttttccacagtctccattgctctgaaccgttgaccctaagtacttaaagtccttgggacttgggactggcacaagaagacactggcttctgcccccttgtggttgcatttatgacaagtcaaaatgtctgctgtgaaaaagaacTATTGGGGTAGAATGCAAGTTTTTATGACACATAGATGTTTTACTTAAAGACTCAACACTGAAATAGGTTGTTGTTTGATTAAACCGTTAACACCTTTACATTTTGCATCACTTTCCAAATGTAAAATACTCCATGACATACAGAGTCCTTGTAAGTGATGAAGTGGTAAAGGTGTGatccactgtctctctctttgcagACATGACTCCGAGGATGCTGGGCCCTAAAAACCAGCTGATTAAAGTCATCGAGAACAACCGCACCTTCCTGGACTGTCCCTTCTTCGGTTCCCCTCTGCCAGAGTTACGCTGGTGagcatgtttctttgtttacttATATTCAAAAATACTGGTTTTGGCATCATCCTCTGAAAACCCACATCcatgtgtccttgagcaagacactaaaTTCATAAACCTATACTTTATTGTTGAGTTTCCTAGTtcatagtttcagttttttagCCATGtccatgtgttttctgtgtataGGTTTAAGAACGGACAGGGCAGTGGGCTGGACGGCGGTCAGTACCGGGTTTACATCAACGGCACCCTAGAGATCAAACGGGCCCGAGCAGAGGACGAGGGCACCTACACCTGTGTGGCCAACAGCATCCTGGGTACAGCAGAGAACCAGGTCCGcctggaggtcaaaggtcagacatTATATCACCGCTGCACTCAGAGTCATATGAGGCATCCTGTTATGACTCAGCATCCAACTCACAATGAACCTGAAAACTAAGTAATCATCTTGCAAATACACAATGACATGTTGACATGAAGTAACATGACATGATGTGCAGTCTACATGTGCAACAATCAGCTCCAACAGGGTTTATGTGAAATATTAAATGATTTCCTTTCCTTGTGCCAAACAGCCTGCACTGTTGGATTATATTCAAATCTCTCGTGCCTTTAATTAAACTGTTTAATAACAGTTACATTTGTATTCACTGCAAAAATATCCATCCTGGCATTCAGGGTagaattgaactgaaaaaaaaaaataaaacaaatgagctAATCTGCCAAGGTGGTGAGATAACATTGCAGTAGAAATCCTCATCTTTAAAGCAGAAGCTGTatggaggaggttggggtggatggttggACGTACAAAGCACAGCTCTGTTTTCTACAAAACGGATTTGCTAATGCAAATAAGTTGTGTATGGATGTCATTTTTAGGAAATTGCTCTGAAAGTATCAGCCTGGGGGTGAATGACAGTTTTTGTTCACTTGcttcaacagaaaaagaaagattttaGGAGCTATGGTGGTAAATTGAACAGATTTATGTTGCCTTACATTAACGTATTAGTATTAATATTTGTGTGAGTGAGCTTTTTGGATAGAAGTGTGTTACATCCAACTCTTCGGTGTCAGTCATTCACCTTTCATTGATTTTCCTGGATGCATCTAAATGTACAAGTTCAtgtagtgtgtgcatgtgtgtgtatgggttcCTCTTCAACCTCACTCCAACTCAGAACCGACTGGTATAGTTCGAGCCCCGGAGCACCAGTCAGCCATCAGGGGCTCCACGGCTCGCTTTGACTGTAAGGTGAAGTCTGATCCCAGCCTACCCATCACTGTGACCTGGACAAAGGATGACAAGCCTCTCCACCTGGGATGGAGGTAACAGCACCTACAGTGACCCTAAAACATCAGTCAGTGTTTTAATGGAGAAAAAATAAGTCTAATCcaagcaacattatcattttgtgttttcttcctcttccccttTATTTTACTGACCTTCAAAAGAATTTaagaaaatgaatatgaatgcaTCACTGGTCTCTGGTTTGTTTGTGATTAAGTGAAATTTTGAGATTTAATCAGTCCCCCAACCCAAAAAAGGGGTTTTCCACAGTGAAAATACCTAAACACCTGGGAAGTTGATTTTCACTTATTCATTTTCATCTTGTTATTTAACTACTTTAACGATTCTTTCTAAGTTGTCTTTTAGTAATTctcataatcaattaatcataaTCTCTGTTTCAGTAAttctaaatataatttttcaatCCTTTTGTTGTGTGGTTACATGGTGGGCTATACTATATGGCAGGGTAATGTGGgtaatataagtccaatatttggCAGATAAGCACATTAATTTGTGAGACATTAGAATATTAAAGTCAACTTTAAGGAAGattgctttatggcacaaaatCGAAACACATAGTATCTTCATGTTGTAAACATGGTGGGGTATACATATATGGCAGGGTCAAATGTGGGTCAAAAATGTTGCCAAAAAATCTCCTGTGATTTGGGATAGCgaaattaatgtttaaatacTAGTGTAATCAATGTCATATCAGGAGTCAAGACACACAAAAGGAACATAACTTGTCTTAGAGAGGAAACAGCATGTGCCAGACAATGAGAAATCTCACATGTCAACTGTCTTCTGTACATTCTAGttatttgattttactttttatttgagTTAATGGGATGGCTGTCTCTTTTGGAGCTGACATCTGtagaaaatgaatcaaagtATAAACTTGAAATATTGATGTATAACAACATCAATATTGCTACCTGTGGACtttacacaggtagcacagggtgcacaacataggaagagcaaggagcggcaaattaagaaatttaacatccttttgaataagaagaattTAGGAAAGAACAACCaatcctttctctctgtttgtcttccaGGCTGAGGAAAGACGAGGAGTCGCTGACCATCCCCAATGTGAATGAGGGCGATGAGGGAACATACACCTGCACTGTTAAATCTGAGATAGACCAGGACTCAGCCTCAGCCCGCCTCACTGTGTTAGGTACACTCACATACAGAACAGTCCTGGAACAAATTACATGTTAAGATTGAATATACAAAAAGATTTgtacataaaaatgaaacatttctcTGAACCTAAATATGTCACAGTATCTTGTTTTAACTCAAAATAATCTATCACACGGTATCAGCTtatgtatttttcatgtaaaaccTTTTCCTGAAAAGAAGCTACTAACTATAGCTGCCAgttaaatgtagtgaagtaaaagttACTATATTCCCATCTGAAATATGGTGAAGGAAAAgttagcctgggaaccagacgaatctgctAGCTCgtgttttatttgctttggCAGATGCGTCtggcccccctcccattcagacagatttctaCCGGTCCTGGATCTGGATTAGCCACTGAGGCATTTTCGTAAACAACCAAGATGGCTGCCACTGATGTGGAACTGTTTTTGTTGAATCCGGTATTGCGTCAGTATTAAACAAACTGAATGGTATATTTTCTCtaaaagaacaaacaactgCATTTGGCAAGTTAAATTTGCCCGCtttggaaatcgaaaatgaaTTGAAAGGAGCAAAATGTGAACTAGTCCGGCGATGGCAGGCTAAGGAAAAGTAGGAAGTCTCTCAAAATTGAAATAGTCATGTTAAGTACCAGCAGTAGTCGATTTGATGAGggatgaggggggatgccatcctccttgttagcaaaatgaccaaaatccgtcccccttgttaacctgctcaaaagaagCTCTGTGCTTTGCCTCGTAGTggcgcttttaataatcgccacggtctcggaacatatgagacatactggttttgaactgcctgtgggaagactgaacatgtaagagtctgccCATTCTTGATTGAGAGAGCTCTGTTTCCGCTTTCTACTtgtctctttttagagcacgccatgtgaaattatttctccgacTAGTCTCTactttccctgtgtgtgtacctcactcactgactcgactcgCAGGCCGCTAAACCAGAGCCGTAAAATAGAAATGCCCCgtcaaaatgttattattctcaacaatttatcgatattctctacagaaattaacagagcttggaGCAAAATGCTCAtaaacttgcacacacacacacacacacacacacacacacacacacacacacacacacacacacacacacacacacacacacacactataatgcttttatttttgttgttggtgttttatactgtaaatgtcttCAGTTTTTCTTGACACTGTACTATTTTTCAGCTCTATGCCTTCAAAGGGAAATCACgcatgttttattgttgctgCAGTTTACTAAAATATAATATGCTTACCTAGCTTAACTTTAACTCTACTTACTCTCACTGATTCAACTGTTTGCATGCAGCATATTGAGATACTATAGTGCTGTGTAGAAAGTGCTGTAGCAAAGCTTTAATGTAGACTCAGTTTGGGCATCCTGTGTGACCATTGTTTTGACATGTGTTACTATAGCATTAATGACAGTGAGTCAAAGGAATAAGCCACTGTATttggtaaaagtaaaaaatgtggCCGTCATTAAACAGACGTTACCATTTTGTGAAGACtcatctgtctgcctctctgaaGAAGTATTTACTTATTTAGACGCACCTTGAGAAAAGGCTCAAATGTCTACGTCACTGTACACTTTGATTTTTTGAGATTGTGGACGTCTTCAGGAAGTATTACTCTCAACTGACCTGCTGGGTTCTCCAAAGTtgaattttttgtttatttttgaggAAAACTGGCTCATATCTGTGACTTAATCATCAATGCCAAAGTCTCAGTCTGTAAAAACAATGCTCGCATGATCGTCTCAAACTGGAGCTTAGTGAAATTGACTTGATATTAATACAATGTGTgctaaatgacaaattaatagTTGTTCTCCCTTGCTGTTGATTGGCTAGTAGACTAACCTGCAAATTCTAACCCTTATACCCACTTCCTGGTCCTTGACCCTACCCTACAGAGGAAGCCTCCCTCAACCCCTCAGTCTCTAGTGCCTTGCCTCCAGGTAACACATGGCTTGAGTggaattttttctttttcttttctttcctgtcatGGTTTTCTTTCCTGTTTATTTAGTCTTcttattgttttactttttgttcTCTACCTCTATCTCAACTTGTGCCTctgtattataatatttatgttaCGCTTTTATAAtggatattattttattatgtaataatgattattttttacagaATGGATTTTTATATGCATGCACCACAATTCACGCTGTCAAGTAATTTAATCTCATATTAAGCCTATATTACGTCTAAGTAATGTCCAGTTTGGTACAATAATGCCACTCGTTCCAAGTTGTTTGTTGATGTTATTAGTAGAGtagtttttctcatttctcctaATTGTCTCCCTTTCgatatatttccattttccaaGTGGAACTGTTGATTTTGAAACTcaactgtgaactgtgtttcaaaacatcaacagtgaaCTGGGAGGAGATTTGGAGGTGCCATTGGGTGTTATAACAGAATGAATGTAttttaacataacataacaggGTTAAGGACTGATGATTATGAGAATAAATGACATTGTACAGTATGAGTGACAAGTATTTTGCAGCATGCCTATTCTTGTATGTGCATgcttgtacagtacagtatgtgtttgccATGTCTCAGGTCAGGTTATtccctgtttctctgcagaCCGTCCAGACCCTCCCATGGATCTGGATCTGTCGGACCCAGCAGCCCGCAGCGTTCGCCTCACCTGGATCCCCGGAAACGACCACAGGAGCCCAATCACACGTcagtatacacacactcatcataTACCTATATTCTCCCACCTCTCCTGGACATCCTGGAAGGATTAAACTGCCCTTCATGgtcacatttctcaaaaatgTGTCGTGTGTTACAGGCATaccatatatttgtgtgtttgagctgtATTTGTGTGGAACAGGTTCAGCTTTCATTCATCTTAGGGAGATTGTGTGAGTAAAGGAGAGCTAAAAACGTGAAGGGTTAGAGTTTGTCTCGGGTCACCAAGCTCAGGAAAGAAATGATAATGAACGGATGGTGAAATACAAATACTCATTAAAATTCAGTAATAGGCCACAATTAGAATCCATCAGAGAAATATGATTTGGGGGCCCATTACTCCTAAAGTCATCATCTGTATTTATAGGAAGGATTGTAAAATTAATGCAATAAGGTCATTAAACAAACTTGAGAGGAGATGAGGGGATGAAATGACGTTATACCAGAATACATGAAGCCACAACTGCAGGTGATCCACCACAGGAGCAAGAGCTGATCTAGAGAACCTCAAAAACCTGCTGAACCCCTTCACATTTCCACTGCGTTAACAGTAAATGGTCTGCCTTTTCTCAAGCCAGTTGTGTGTCGCTCTACAGAGTTCTTGGTCCAGTTTGAGGAGGACCGCTGGGAGCCGGGCAAGTGGCAGGACCTGTCCACGTACCCCGGAGACCTCAACTCAGTCATCCTGCAGCTCGCCCCCTTTGTCAACTACCAGTTCAGGGTCATCGCCATAAACAAAGTGGGCCAGAGTCAGCCCAGCGGCCCCTCGCCACGATACAAGACCAGCGGAGCTGGTGAGAAGCACCACACACACTCGTCTAAAATAATATGGCTATATGTGTTTGAAGACACGCGTATCTTGCAGTTTACTTGATGTAGTTTTCAGGAACAACATTTCATGTACTTTACATGAAAATTATGATTTTGTTGACGAAGGGCTTCAGGTCACTACTACTTACCTACATTTTGTTGGAATAGTTTTGACCTCTTTGAAGTAATGGAAGTGTCCTGTATGAAAAAGAACAATCTCCatgttaaatgtgaaataaaatgccAATTATTATGCTCTAATCTTGCGGGCTTGCTAGAAAATGTATTGGTTActctaaaataaacacaaatcaaagtaggaaataaaacattttaattgtggGCTcgtgaaaaaaatgtattctaaacACATAGGGGAATTAGCACACGGGCTAGATGTGTAGTTTGTAGCCCCTTACTTAAAAGTAGTGCAGAGTTAAAGACTACTGGCCATTAAGCTTCAGGTTTCTCAGTTGATGTTAAGCCAAGTGTTTTGAAGTTGATGTCCAATCTGAgttcattttgttatgttaaaaCAAGCCCCAGATGCCATTCCCAGAGGTCTACGAGGATGGGGCTCCAAGAAGGACAATATGGAGATCACCTGGGAGGTAAGACGTGTACAAGTCCTACCTGTTGAATTGAATGCCTGTTATGCCATTGTAAATAATGGCAATAACACAAAGAGTGTATGTAGTCTTTATCATGATCATGGATGGAACTGTGACAATAAAATTCAGTAGCCTGAAgacagtagtagttgtagtagtagtaggagtaTTTTGTAAGTAAGAAGAACATGTGCTTTCCAGAggaaaaatacaattattttaatttctggcAAAATGTTTGGCCTTGGATGATTGGGCGTGATGTATTTTTCTTCTCATGTGTTTTCACTTCTTACATGTACAcgttaaaattagaaaaatataaaaaaaaacaaaaaacaaaagcacaatcTTACTTTCAGTCAGTgagctttgtgttttttattttttccagccTCTGCTTGACCTGGAGAGAAATGGCCTAAACCTGCACTACAATGTGTGGTGGAGACGGAAGGATTTGGGAGAGGAGTGGAGTAATGTGACCACAGTGCGGTCCAAACATGTTGTCCACAACACAGAAACCTACATGCCTTATGAGATCAAAATCCAGGCCAGGAATGAGTTTGGACCAGGACCTGAGTCTAACGTGGTCATTGGATACTCTGGAGAGGACAGTAAGTAGATACACACTAGATATCAGTTTGTGAAAGACAACGCTGATACTGATTTTTGGACTAAAGCTGGTAGAAATTTATGTTGATGCTTTTCAGGCTGATAAAAACTCAGACCCTCACAATTTCATCAGTGAATCATTTCACTGTGATTTTAAGCCAATAGTGCAATTACTGCAAAGCAACAACAGCACCGCTGAGGGAATTTTCTCTTATTTCTGCATAAACAGAACCAAACCTTTCTGACGATTCACACATACTGTGtccctttttgtttgttcagaGCCCACCGACGCTCCCACTGACCTGCGGGTGTCAAAGGTCGACAGCACCAAGGCGAACATTCACTGGAAGCCTGTAGACCCAGACTCTGTGCAGGGAGAGTTCAAGGAGTACAGAGTGAGACTGGCTGAATTTTTGTAATGAGAACCGACTGTAGAGATGGTCTAAAAATAGACTCTGATTCTCAGTTTCTGACAATTTCTCTTGTTTAATCTCCTCACCCTTCTCTGCACTTCTTACCCATAAACCTTGTCCTTCCCCTTCCACCTCCCAGCTGTGCTACTGGCGCGAGTCCAGTCTGGTTCCAGGTCTGGTGGTCAGTAAGGAGAAGAAGACCAAAGGTTTCTACAGCACCATGGCCGAGCCGTCTGGCATTCTCAGCGACCTGGTGCCCTACTCTAAATACAAGATGTTCATGGTTGTGGCCAACAACCGCTTTGAGAGTCCACCCAGCAACACGGTGGAATTCACCACCAAGGAGGGAGGTGAGGACGCAGCCCTCACAACTAAAATATTGAGGATGACATCTCATGTAGTTTCACAAAAGTGTTCTGAGCCAAAGGTAGCATATTCATCAGTGTTATGTGGGATTCttacaaacacactttttattATGCAGAACCACAAACTGTATCTCTTTAACGCTTactatatttaaattaaatttttaattgTCACCAGGACACACTTTTGAAGTAAATTTTGCTTTTGAGACCATAATGTCTTGCAAGGAAAACACATTGACTTAGCATTTTGAGAGATATTTTGGCACTATTGGAGTGGATGTCTTTGGCGCTAGAGATTTTTTGGAGCCAGCATCCAGTGGCCATCAGTGGTACAGCATTATAACGCCCCAGCTTTCAGCCTTGATGGAAGCAGCTTGGGCAGAATAagtttcttttcctcctctcctctgtccttttCCTAAATCCCAGACCCCTCTCTTGTTTCTTCTCTTTACTTATttgttgtgcttgtgtgtgattttgtgtgtgtctctgtgtgtgtgtgtgtgtgtttgcagtgccAGATGCTCCGAGGTTCTTCAGGATTAACCGGAGAAGTTTCGACACCGTCCACCTCGAATGGGACAAACCTCTGGAGCCCAATGGCATTCTGATTGGATACCAGCTCAAGTACCAAACAGGTGTGCTGCTCTCAAACACCAagtattcacacacatacacagtacatacaAACTTTCAAACCTTCAGACAGAAAGCATTCTTTAACTTGGTGCTTCTACTTGGTAGTGATTTGCTAATCAGTATGAGCTGTATAAGTGATCGTGAGCCTTAGGATTCAggtatttgctttgttttatagtttttatttgagtaaatTGTATTTGGACCACACAGCTTTACAACAGAGATACAATAGGGCAGCAACATGAATGAACACAAAGTCAGACAGGCTTTAACCGAACCAGTTTAACACTGTTATCTTAACCACTTTTTTGGAAGTGACAATGAAGGTGAATGCACTCACAATGTCCGCTGTAATCAGCCACTGCATTTTAAAGgtactgcacatacagtatgtgcacaacTGCAGTATGTGGAGTAGGTCAAAGGGGAACCCGGAAGTAGCTCCGAAGGATCTAATTGACTTTAGTGAAACTTAAGGTAATAACTGGAAGTTT
It contains:
- the nfasca gene encoding neurofascin homolog (chicken) a isoform X10, with the protein product MVLRDEQLLLECIAAGLPTPTIKWFKKGGDLPGRKVKFENYNKTLKIINVSEEDAGEYVCMANNHLGSIRHSIFVQVKAAPYWLDKPTNLVLAPDENGRLVCRANGNPKPNIQWLINGQPIDSSPPNLSRQVLGDTIIFRSVQMGSSAVYQCNASNQHGYLLANAFVSVLDMTPRMLGPKNQLIKVIENNRTFLDCPFFGSPLPELRWFKNGQGSGLDGGQYRVYINGTLEIKRARAEDEGTYTCVANSILGTAENQVRLEVKEPTGIVRAPEHQSAIRGSTARFDCKVKSDPSLPITVTWTKDDKPLHLGWRLRKDEESLTIPNVNEGDEGTYTCTVKSEIDQDSASARLTVLEEASLNPSVSSALPPDRPDPPMDLDLSDPAARSVRLTWIPGNDHRSPITQFLVQFEEDRWEPGKWQDLSTYPGDLNSVILQLAPFVNYQFRVIAINKVGQSQPSGPSPRYKTSGAAPDAIPRGLRGWGSKKDNMEITWEPLLDLERNGLNLHYNVWWRRKDLGEEWSNVTTVRSKHVVHNTETYMPYEIKIQARNEFGPGPESNVVIGYSGEDKPTDAPTDLRVSKVDSTKANIHWKPVDPDSVQGEFKEYRLCYWRESSLVPGLVVSKEKKTKGFYSTMAEPSGILSDLVPYSKYKMFMVVANNRFESPPSNTVEFTTKEGVPDAPRFFRINRRSFDTVHLEWDKPLEPNGILIGYQLKYQTVNGSRLGRPQLETLLPNVTEFTLRLPDRSTRYKFYLSALTQVGAGEVYAEESPHFANEENFTDATGLVELTDASVASAFTPTPPPLAPLPPTTIAPTTISTSTSTTPTATTSTTTTTTTTTTPSTTTTTTEATTTITPPVLVTTKHTDQNVLVAPGREISNLTVEPNSNYANVSWRHNFPAGSSEFVLEFTLDSNKTVKVVPVKQQPPITVADLIAGAKYHLRVYSHELNSVSSKSVTFKTKAAYIDQVDIATQGWFIGLMCAIALIILILLIVCFIKRSRGGKYPVRDKKDLPLDQVDQKDQEGSFDYHSDEDNKPLQGSQTSLDGNVKESDDSLVDYGEGGDGQFNEDGSFIGQYTVKKDKDETEGNESSEATSPVNAIYSLA